In a genomic window of Bacillota bacterium:
- a CDS encoding sugar ABC transporter permease, which produces MSSDRRSAGRYMRRLEIFWAYVFLTPTLLGLAFFSLGPIVAGLAISFTKWDIMTPAKWVGLVNYRSLLTDDLFWKSFYNTIYFTIGTVPVGIVISLLLALLIDRKLKGIAIFRTVFFLPVVVSTVAAGILWGWLFNSQCGLINYYLGDIGLLTPNWLADTAWAMPAVIIMTLWKTVGYNMVIFLAGLQDVPEELYEAASIDGANWWVKLRHITLPCISPTTLFVIIMSLINSFQVFDQTYIMTKGGPAHSTMTLVYYVYENGFKWFKMGYASAVSYAFLLIILVLTLLQLKYQNRWVHYR; this is translated from the coding sequence ATGTCCTCTGACAGGCGTAGTGCAGGAAGGTATATGAGACGCCTGGAAATCTTCTGGGCATATGTGTTTCTTACTCCCACTCTACTAGGTCTCGCATTCTTCTCTCTCGGCCCTATTGTCGCTGGTTTGGCAATCAGTTTTACTAAGTGGGATATTATGACTCCGGCAAAGTGGGTGGGTTTAGTTAATTACAGAAGCCTACTTACAGATGACTTATTTTGGAAGAGTTTTTATAATACGATATATTTCACGATCGGAACCGTCCCCGTAGGAATAGTAATATCACTTCTGCTAGCTTTGCTCATAGATCGAAAGCTGAAAGGTATAGCCATATTTAGGACGGTCTTCTTCCTCCCGGTTGTGGTCTCAACCGTCGCGGCGGGAATATTATGGGGATGGCTTTTTAACTCCCAGTGTGGTCTTATTAATTATTATCTAGGTGACATCGGTCTTCTAACGCCGAATTGGCTGGCAGATACAGCATGGGCCATGCCTGCCGTGATAATAATGACATTATGGAAAACCGTAGGATATAACATGGTGATCTTTTTAGCGGGGTTGCAAGATGTACCAGAGGAATTATACGAGGCAGCATCGATAGATGGGGCTAACTGGTGGGTGAAATTGAGACATATCACGCTGCCTTGTATTTCTCCAACAACCCTTTTCGTCATCATCATGTCTCTAATAAACTCATTCCAGGTGTTTGACCAGACTTATATTATGACAAAGGGTGGCCCGGCCCATTCAACGATGACCCTTGTTTACTATGTCTATGAGAATGGCTTCAAGTGGTTCAAGATGGGATACGCCTCGGCAGTCTCCTATGCATTTTTACTTATAATCCTCGTCCTAACCCTGCTCCAGCTTAAATATCAAAACAGGTGGGTACATTACCGCTGA
- a CDS encoding amidohydrolase, producing MIIDAHTHLVEGDPLYSQSLGGLRSGIDVLLENMDACGIDKSIIFTVDFRMDPKESNDKVASVVRKHNNRLIGFGSVHPRDKGEAVEEVRRCVEELGLRGLKFHPWLQAFKADDSLMYPIVEEAIKLNVPIIFHSGTPPYTLPLQVACLCDRYPEAKIILGHMGMGNYWLDAVHAAERHPNIILETSSMCLGKPLALAIAKLGARRFIFGSDNPLMHPAPELAKFKALNLTDDELHMVLGENIKSLVGLY from the coding sequence ATGATAATCGATGCTCATACACACCTCGTGGAGGGGGATCCGCTTTATTCTCAAAGTCTTGGAGGCCTTAGAAGCGGTATAGATGTTTTGTTGGAGAATATGGATGCCTGCGGTATTGATAAGTCGATAATCTTTACCGTGGATTTTAGAATGGACCCTAAAGAAAGCAATGATAAGGTTGCATCTGTTGTAAGGAAACACAACAACAGGTTAATCGGGTTTGGAAGCGTTCACCCCAGGGATAAGGGTGAGGCTGTAGAGGAAGTCCGACGTTGCGTGGAGGAGCTTGGCTTAAGGGGATTAAAGTTTCACCCTTGGTTACAGGCATTTAAAGCTGATGATTCGTTAATGTATCCCATCGTCGAGGAAGCGATAAAACTAAATGTGCCTATAATCTTCCATTCGGGCACCCCTCCTTATACCTTACCTCTACAGGTTGCGTGTCTTTGTGATAGGTATCCGGAGGCGAAAATAATATTGGGGCATATGGGTATGGGAAATTACTGGTTAGATGCCGTACACGCCGCGGAAAGGCACCCCAATATAATTCTCGAAACGTCGAGTATGTGCCTCGGTAAACCTTTAGCCCTTGCTATAGCGAAGCTTGGAGCGAGGAGATTTATCTTTGGATCGGATAACCCGCTGATGCATCCTGCGCCTGAGTTGGCAAAGTTTAAGGCCTTAAACTTGACTGACGACGAACTTCACATGGTCTTGGGGGAGAATATAAAGAGCCTGGTTGGGTTATATTGA
- a CDS encoding amidohydrolase yields the protein MEEMKYIDAHCHIGNHLEFSLTPEELLDFMERFSIDHSIICPMGSEIILDVRGANERIGKLVNLYPDKFTGFGCTNPWYASAVDEIEYAISVLKLQGIYLEPSLQGFPVNHELVYPIMEKIAQLNVPLYVHTGTPPYALPLQVADLAERFPEINIIMGSIHSDFWFDVLPAAEKASNLYVDASCVFVETALAEIIDRCGIERVLFATDFPYYNPYMVFSRFSLLKLSKEGKESLFHANIERLVRIGGGMA from the coding sequence GTGGAAGAAATGAAATATATTGATGCACATTGCCACATTGGAAATCACCTTGAATTTTCGTTGACCCCTGAAGAGCTTCTTGACTTTATGGAGCGATTTTCTATAGATCACTCGATTATCTGCCCCATGGGGAGCGAGATCATATTGGATGTAAGGGGCGCCAATGAGAGGATTGGTAAACTAGTTAATTTATACCCGGATAAATTTACGGGTTTCGGTTGCACCAATCCATGGTACGCCTCAGCTGTTGACGAAATAGAGTATGCGATCTCAGTCTTAAAGTTGCAGGGCATCTATCTGGAGCCGAGTTTGCAGGGATTTCCTGTAAATCATGAGCTTGTATACCCCATTATGGAGAAAATCGCCCAATTAAATGTTCCTTTGTATGTACACACAGGGACGCCCCCGTACGCCTTGCCCTTACAGGTCGCTGACCTTGCAGAAAGGTTCCCCGAGATCAATATCATAATGGGCAGCATCCATTCTGACTTTTGGTTTGATGTTTTACCGGCGGCCGAGAAGGCGTCAAATCTTTATGTGGATGCATCGTGTGTCTTTGTTGAGACCGCTCTTGCGGAGATAATCGACAGGTGCGGAATAGAGCGTGTGCTTTTTGCCACGGATTTTCCGTACTATAACCCCTATATGGTGTTTAGCCGATTTTCTCTACTAAAGCTAAGTAAAGAGGGAAAAGAGTCTCTATTTCATGCCAATATAGAGAGGCTGGTCAGGATTGGTGGTGGCATGGCATGA
- a CDS encoding carbohydrate ABC transporter permease has product MKGCGRDRDKVGQRKQTRAIFRTLISYLVLITIAILMFLPFAWMISSSLKDPGVIFLLPPQWIPRPFRFDNYAEVWQLIPFLVLLYNSFKISLLAVVGGLFSCSLAAYAFARLRFPGRDVIFTLVLITLMVPPQVTMIPVFMLMRRIGWVDNHLALIVPTFLGGAFGTFLLRQFFMNIPGELEEAAKIDGCSIPGIYFRIFLPLSKPALTTLAVFIFLYRWNDLLLPLIYLRTFEKMTLTVGLSLFQGLYSANWTALMASAVISMIPTVILYLAGQSYFEKGIAMTGIKG; this is encoded by the coding sequence ATGAAGGGTTGCGGTAGAGATAGAGATAAGGTAGGACAACGGAAGCAAACTAGAGCAATCTTCCGGACATTAATTTCTTATTTAGTTCTAATAACGATTGCCATACTTATGTTTTTACCTTTCGCCTGGATGATATCTAGCTCTCTCAAGGACCCGGGGGTAATTTTTCTTTTGCCGCCCCAGTGGATTCCGCGACCATTTAGATTCGATAACTATGCCGAAGTGTGGCAGCTCATCCCATTTTTAGTGTTGCTTTATAACAGCTTTAAGATTTCACTACTTGCCGTAGTAGGGGGGTTATTCTCCTGTTCTCTAGCAGCTTATGCATTTGCTAGACTGAGATTCCCTGGCAGAGATGTAATATTTACATTGGTATTAATCACGCTTATGGTACCGCCACAGGTTACGATGATTCCCGTCTTCATGCTAATGAGACGAATCGGTTGGGTAGATAACCATCTCGCCCTTATAGTGCCAACATTCCTTGGAGGTGCATTTGGCACATTCCTTCTCAGGCAATTCTTTATGAATATCCCGGGGGAGCTTGAAGAGGCAGCAAAAATCGATGGGTGCAGTATCCCGGGAATTTACTTCCGTATATTCTTGCCGCTCTCAAAGCCCGCACTTACGACCTTGGCGGTCTTCATATTTCTCTACCGCTGGAATGATCTGTTACTGCCGTTAATCTATCTGCGTACTTTCGAAAAAATGACTTTGACAGTGGGTTTGAGCCTGTTCCAGGGGCTATATTCGGCAAATTGGACTGCTCTCATGGCGAGTGCAGTCATAAGCATGATTCCGACGGTAATCCTCTATTTAGCTGGTCAGAGCTACTTTGAGAAAGGAATTGCGATGACAGGAATTAAAGGGTGA